In one Syntrophorhabdaceae bacterium genomic region, the following are encoded:
- a CDS encoding helix-turn-helix domain-containing protein encodes EDLPQTMMENHLDNTQNEKIPLQGEALDLRKVEREHIRRVLKFARGNKSKAARLLGISRKKLYQRMEGDG; translated from the coding sequence GAAGACCTGCCGCAGACCATGATGGAAAATCACCTCGATAATACTCAAAATGAGAAAATTCCATTACAGGGCGAAGCCCTTGATCTCAGGAAGGTTGAAAGAGAACACATCAGGCGGGTACTGAAGTTCGCGCGAGGGAATAAAAGTAAGGCCGCCCGGCTTCTGGGCATAAGCCGGAAAAAGCTTTATCAGAGGATGGAGGGTGATGGTTAG